The Listeria cossartiae subsp. cossartiae genome includes the window AATGCGTCAACATATAGAATAGAAATTCGACAAATTGATGATTAAGTTCATCTAATGTGCCGTCTTCACGCATCACCTTCACTTTTTGTTCCGGCGACAAGTAGCTACTCTGATAAATTTGTTTCACAGCAAGCTTGCTCGCGCGCTCATTGAACTTTTCAAATGACTTTGTAAATGCGTGCAACTCTTCTGGCGTATGCATTTCAAATAAACGTAACAAGACTTTGTAAGGAAGAGCTAAACGGATTTTTTCGACCCGGACTAGTGCATCAAATTCACGAATTGCTTCCGTGAAAAGTTGCGCTTCCTCTTCTTCAGATGTAATAAAAACCTTTTGAATGATTTCATTAACACAGCTACTTAGCGATTTGAACGGCGCATGTGGCGTTGTTTCAACACTTGGAATTTCAATGATTTGTGCTGATTTTTCATTTTGCCAAATTTGTAATTCTTGTTCATATTTTCTATTTCGAGCAACTAACTGGTCGATTTCTTCAAGAAAAATGGTCTCTTTCTGTTCTGCTTCGATAGCTAATTGTCTATTTCTCTGTTCTTCCTGATTTGTCGCCACTTTTTGTCGTTTTAGGCGGCGTAATAAACTTTCTTTTTCAAGTGATTTATCTTGGCTAAGTTCGTAAAAAAAGCTCGTGAGGATATTTTC containing:
- a CDS encoding F0F1 ATP synthase subunit delta, whose product is MENMIQTIVLYGIFAIGFLYLLYFTLRKLENILTSFFYELSQDKSLEKESLLRRLKRQKVATNQEEQRNRQLAIEAEQKETIFLEEIDQLVARNRKYEQELQIWQNEKSAQIIEIPSVETTPHAPFKSLSSCVNEIIQKVFITSEEEEAQLFTEAIREFDALVRVEKIRLALPYKVLLRLFEMHTPEELHAFTKSFEKFNERASKLAVKQIYQSSYLSPEQKVKVMREDGTLDELNHQFVEFLFYMLTHFSYRQTRGLYRNYIEVYNVHFYTGLIRVNVANEESASHFDKLWQPTHTGYKIEYQVQKELIGGVIINYGTKSIDMSYQELIKRTTEKMESEVRL